The Setaria italica strain Yugu1 chromosome IX, Setaria_italica_v2.0, whole genome shotgun sequence genome has a window encoding:
- the LOC101786039 gene encoding SET and MYND domain-containing protein 4 — MERLKSAVPAELRRAVGEGLAADLPNTTSRLLAFFDNLPLFHQVMRELTDPELSLCRKDEGRAVELKGQGNACFSRREFGEALRFYSQALRHVPINPDRMDVNLVSAIYINRASTMHKLGLFRESLRDCDRAIAVSPNYSKAWYRKGMVKTSLKNYSSAINDLEVALNMEVTSLGKRNIEQEIKLILQKQENVTEVGTSNCDSKDADLPLSGQPQKVIIESISTPNKGRGMASTDDIPPASLIHVEDPLAAIILKSSRETHCHFCFNEAPADVVFCPLCTIPIYCSKRCQEQAVGDISCNQDAHLGHATSLAKLSITSSCKSPSSTLFAEHRHECGGAHWAAVLPADKVLAGRIMARDIEKRMLYGKSAAISGPNLDLVHHYDRHSPVNKLESQIYAIVLLLCLQNHYRSDLLWTEESLSQLVLLIFQIKVNSIAIVRMKSMDGGLELTVNRGVSAAEGANMCSVEQVRVAQAIYVSGSMFNHSCRPNVHAYFLSRALILRSTEFIKSGSPVELSYGPQAGEMHLSDRQKSLQENYYFSCQCSSCSELNLSDLVMNSFCCPQRNCLGAISESTYYRSKENFVNVSLGGSYVSKLSLPDISKVGKDMEEVARSLFGNSDVSLNIDPGCCMNCRSHIDVASAAATSHREASKVDRLKEITLLDKTLILEALQSLKQLKKLRHPYSKALAQAEDTIAEAFVKIGDQEQAQKHCEASIQILEKLYHPKHIAIAHELIKLISILLSLGDTASAAATFARAEAIFSLYYGSHMEKILAYLGTLKRAVRCESTEAC; from the exons ATGGAGCGGCTCAAATCGGCGGTGCCGGCAGAGCTCCGGCGGGCCGTCGGCGAGGGCTTGGCGGCCGACCTCCCCAATACCACCTCTCGCCTGCTCGCCTTCTTCGACAACCTCCCGCTCTTTCACCAG GTTATGCGAGAGCTGACCGACCCGGAGCTTTCTCTGTGCCGCAAGGACGAGGGGAGGGCGGTCGAGTTGAAGGGCCAGGGCAATGCGTGCTTTTCAAGGAGGGAATTTGGGGAAGCTCTCAGGTTCTATTCGCAG GCACTGCGTCATGTCCCAATTAATCCGGACAGAATGGATGTGAACCTGGTATCTGCAATATATATCAATCGTGCCTCCACCATGCAT AAATTAGGTCTATTCAGAGAGTCTCTAAGGGACTGCGACAGGGCCATTGCCGTTTCACCTAATTATTCTAAG GCATGGTACAGGAAGGGAATGGTAAAGACATCACTTAAGAATTATTCATCTGCCATAAATGATTTGGAGGTTGCATTGAACATGGAAGTGACTTCTTTAGGGAAGAGAAACATAGAACAAGAGATAAAGTTGATTTTACAAAAACAGGAAAATGTCACTGAAGTTGGGACATCAAACTGTGATAGCAAGGATGCAGATTTGCCACTTTCAG GGCAACCTCAGAAGGTTATCATAGAGAGTATCTCAACACCCAACAAAGGTAGAGGAATGGCTTCTACAGATGATATTCCGCCAGCTTCGTTGATTCATGTTGAGGATCCTCTGGCTGCG ATTATCTTGAAATCTTCCCGTGAAACACACTGCCACTTTTGCTTTAATGAAGCTCCAGCAGATGTTGTATTCTGTCCTTTGTGTACAATACCAATTTACTGTTCAAAAAGGTGCCAGGAGCAAGCTGTAGGAGATATTTCTTGTAATCAGGATGCTCATCTTGGTCATGCAACAAGTCTTGCAAAACTGAGCATAACTTCTAGCTGCAAGTCTCCAAGCTCTACACTGTTTGCTGAACATAGGCACGAATGTGGAGGTGCCCACTGGGCAGCTGTTTTACCAGCTGATAAAGTTTTAGCTGGACGAATAATGGCACGAGACATAGAAAAAAGGATGCTGTATGGAAAGAGTGCTGCTATTTCTGGCCCAAATTTG GATCTGGTTCACCATTATGATCGGCATTCTCCTGTTAACAAGTTGGAGTCTCAAATATATGCGATTGTCCTATTATTATGCCTCCAAAACCATTATAGATCAGACCTTTTATGGACAGAAGAATCTTTATCACAG CTAGTTCTTTTGATATTTCAAATTAAAGTCAATTCAATTGCTATTGTCCGAATGAAATCGATGGATGGAGGCCTAGAGCTCACAGTAAATAGAGGGGTTTCTGCAGCTGAAGGTGCAAACATGTGTAGTGTGGAGCAG GTCAGGGTTGCTCAAGCTATTTATGTATCTGGTAGCATGTTCAATCACTCGTGTCGGCCCAATGTGCATGCATATTTTCTTTCACGCGCTCTCATTCTAAGATCCACAGAATTTATAAAATCTGGGAGCCCAGTCGAACTGTCATATGGTCCACAG GCTGGTGAGATGCATCTTTCAGACAGGCAGAAGTCACTTCAGGAGAATTACTACTTCAGTTGTCAATGTTCAAGTTGCTCTGAGCTAAACCTATCAGATCTTGTCATGAATTCATTTTGTTGTCCACAAAGAAACTGCCTTGGTGCCATATCAGAATCAACTTACTACAGGTCCAAAGAGAATTTTGTGAATGTTTCCCTAGGAGGATCTTATGTCTCCAAACTATCATTGCCT GATATATCAAAAGTTGGTAAGGATATGGAGGAAGTTGCTAGATCTCTTTTTGGAAATAGTGATGTCAGTCTGAATATAGATCCTGGATGCTGCATGAATTGTAGATCCCATATTGATGTGGCATCTGCTGCGGCTACATCACACAGGGAAGCATCGAAGGTCGATAG GCTGAAGGAAATTACATTGCTAGACAAAACTCTTATCCTGGAGGCGCTACAATCCCTAAAACAACTCAAGAAGCTGAGGCACCCATATAGCAAGGCTCTTGCCCAG GCCGAAGACACAATTGCAGAGGCCTTTGTAAAGATAGGAGACCAGGAACAAGCACAAAAGCATTGCGAAGCATCAATCCAG ATTCTCGAGAAGCTGTACCACCCAAAACACATCGCCATTGCGCACGAGCTAATCAAGCTCATTTCGATTCTGCTGTCCCTGGGAGACACGGCAAGCGCAGCAGCCACATTTGCACGAGCAGAGGCAATATTCTCGCTGTACTATGGGTCTCATATGGAGAAGATTTTAGCATACCTGGGTACCCTGAAGAGAGCTGTCCGCTGTGAGTCCACGGAAGCATGCTGA
- the LOC101786442 gene encoding valine--tRNA ligase, mitochondrial 1, with translation MEKPLDEKELERKLKKDQKAKEKEEKKQKAKQKEAARLQAQAASDGGGGKKSDKKLRKKTATDENPEDFIDPETPSGQKKLLASQMAKQYSPAAVEKSWYAWWESSQYFEADAASSKPPFVIVQPPPNVTGVLHIGHAITAAIEDAIIRWRRMSGYNALWVPGMDHAGIATQVVVEKKLMREKNLSRHDVGREKFLGEVLKWKEQHGGAILKQLRILGASLDWSRECFTMDEQRSKAVTEAFVRLYKDGLIYRAHRLVNWDCTLRTAISDIEVDHEDLAGETPLEVPGYRSPVQFGVLISFAYPLEEGLGEIIVATTRIETMLGDTAIAVHPQDERYKHLHGKYALHPFNGRKLKIICDAELVDPSFGTGAVKITPAHDPNDFKVGEQHNLEFINIFTDDGKINEMGGSQFEGMPRFAARTAVIDALKNKGLYRDTKSNVMSLSLCSRSKDVVEPMMKPQWFVNCNSMAKEALDAVKSKKIEIIPPQYEQDWYRWLENIRDWCISRQLWWGHRIPAWYVTLEDDKDKDMGSYSDHWIIARDENDAILEAKQRYPGKKYQLYQDPDVLDTWFSSGLFPLSVLGWPDDKPDLSTFYPSSVLETGSDILFFWVARMVMMGMQLGGDVPFQKVYLHPIIRDAHGRKMAKSLGNVIDPIDVINGISLENLQKKLEDGNLDPKEVEKAKEGQRKDFPNGIPECGTDALRFALISYTSQSDKINLDIKRVHGYRQWCNKLWNAIRFAMNKLGDQYAPPATIAVCSLPPVCKWILSVLNKAVGKIESSLEAYKFSEATSSIYSWWQYQLCDVYIEAIKPYFNESQEFESARGASRDTLWVCLDTGLRLLHPFMPYITEELWQRLPQPKEACTKDSIMISEYPAAVHEWTNDQIENEMEIVLDTVNKLRSLRPSTDTYERRPAFVLCRGLETAATMRSYQSYITTLASVSSLQILAEDDPTPLDCATHIVNKDLSVFLQLRGALDTKAEREKLRRKREEIQRQHDALSQKMNASGYREKAPQSKQDEDARKLAALLGELEIVDEAESKLDAN, from the exons ATGGAGAAG CCGCTGGATGAGAAGGAGTTGGAGAGGAAACTGAAGAAGGATCAGAAG GCgaaagagaaggaggagaagaaacaaAAAGCAAAGCAGAAGGAAGCGGCTAGGCTCCAG GCACAAGCAGCATCTGATGGAGGTGGAGGTAAGAAGAGTGATAAGAAGCTGAGAAAGAAAACTGCCACGGATGAGAATCCTGAGGATTTCATTGACCCAGAGACTCCTTCTGGACAGAAAAAACTGCTGGCATCTCAAATGGCAAAACAATATAGCCCTGCTGCTGTTGAGAAATC CTGGTATGCTTGGTGGGAATCATCTCAGTATTTTGAAGCAGATGCAGCAAGCTCAAAGCCACCATTTGTTATA GTCCAGCCACCCCCTAATGTGACTGGGGTGCTTCACATAGGCCATGCGATCACAGCAGCTATTGAG GATGCTATAATTCGCTGGCGGAGGATGTCGGGCTACAATGCTTTATGGGTTCCTGGAATGGACCATGCTGGCATAGCTACACAG GTGGTGGTTGAGAAAAAACTCATGCGTGAGAAGAATCTTTCAAGGCATGATGTAGGACGTGAGAAATTTTTGGGTGAG GTCCTCAAATGGAAAGAGCAGCATGGTGGTGCCATTCTGAAACAACTTCGCATACTTGGAGCTTCACTTGATTGGTCACGCGAG TGTTTTACAATGGATGAGCAGAGATCAAAAGCTGTGACTGAGGCTTTTGTTAGGCTGTATAAGGATGGTTTAATTTATAG AGCTCATCGTCTTGTGAACTGGGATTGCACACTTCGAACAGCAATTTCTGATATTGAG GTTGACCATGAGGATCTTGCAGGGGAGACTCCATTAGAGGTTCCTGGTTATAGATCTCCAGTGCAATTTGGTGTTTTGATATCTTTTGCCTATCCTCTAGAAGAAGGTTTAGGTGAAATTATTGTCGCAACAACCAGGATAGAAACGATGCTTGGCGATACTGCCATAGCTGTTCATCCGCAGGATGAAAGATATAAGCACTTACATGGAAAATATGCTTTACACCCTTTCAATGGCCGAAAACTCAAAATAATTTGCGATGCTGAGTTAGTGGATCCTAGTTTTGGTACTGGCGCTGTCAAG ATTACACCAGCTCACGATCCCAATGATTTCAAGGTTGGGGAACAGCATAACCTTGAGTTCATTAATATTTTCACAGATGAtggaaaaataaatgaaatggGAGGCTCGCAATTCGAAGGGATGCCACGTTTTGCTGCTCGAACTGCTGTTATTGATGCATTGAAGAATAAG GGTCTCTACCGAGACACAAAAAGTAATGTGATGAGCTTGAGTCTGTGTTCAAGATCTAAAGATGTTGTGGAGCCAATGATGAAGCCTCAATGGTTTGTTAATTGTAACTCTATGGCAAAGGAAGCTCTTGATGCTGTGAAGTCCAAAAAAATTGAGATCATTCCACCACAATATGAGCAAGACTGGTATAG ATGGCTTGAAAACATACGTGATTGGTGTATATCAAGGCAACTCTGGTGGGGACACCGGATACCTGCTTGGTATGTGACATTAGAAGACGACAAAGACAAAGACATGGGTTCTTACAGTGACCACTGGATTATCGCAAGGGATGAAAATGATGCAATCCTGGAGGCAAAGCAGAGGTATCCAGGGAAGAAATATCAGTTATATCAAGATCCTGATGTACTGGATACATGGTTTTCATCTGGCCTCTTTCCATTAAGTGTACTTGGTTGGCCAGACGATAAACCTGATCTTAGTACATTCTACCCTAGTTCTGTTCTTGAAACTGGATCAGATATCCTCTTCTTTTGGGTAGCACGGATGGTGATGATGGGAATGCAACTCGGTGGGGATGTGCCATTTCAAAAG GTTTACTTGCATCCAATTATTCGTGATGCACATGGCCGTAAAATGGCCAAGTCACTGGGAAATGTCATTGACCCCATTGATGTAATAAATGGCATATCACTGGAAAATCTTCAGAAAAAGTTGGAAGATGGCAATCTGGATCCAAAAGAGGTAGAGAAAGCAAAAGAAGGACAGAGAAAGGATTTCCCTAATGGCATTCCAGAGTGTGGTACAGATGCCCTTCGCTTTGCCCTGATTTCTTACACTTCTCAG TCTGACAAGATAAACCTGGATATCAAAAGAGTGCATGGGTATCGACAGTGGTGCAATAAGCTGTGGAATGCCATTCGTTTTGCCATGAACAAGCTTGGAGATCAGTACGCCCCACCAGCAACTATTGCAGTGTGTTCTTTGCCTCCTGTCTGCAAATGGATACTCTCAGTACTTAACAAGGCTGTTGGCAAGATTGAGTCATCGCTAGAAGCGTATAAATTCTCTGAGGCTACGTCCTCTATATATTCATGGTGGCAGTACCAGCTTTGCGATGTATATATTGAAGCAATAAAACCTTATTTCAATGAATCTCAAGAGTTTGAATCTGCAAGAGGTGCTTCTAGAGATACATTATGGGTATGCTTGGACACGGGTTTGCGCCTGCTCCATCCATTCATGCCTTACATAACTGAGGAACTTTGGCAGCGTCTTCCTCAACCTAAAGAAGCCTGTACAAAAGATTCCATTATGATATCAGAATACCCCGCAGCAGTACAT GAATGGACAAATGATCAAATTGAAAATGAGATGGAGATCGTGTTAGATACTGTGAACAAGCTACGATCACTTCGGCCATCAACAGATACATACGAAAG ACGTCCTGCTTTTGTGCTTTGCCGAGGCTTGGAGACTGCTGCCACCATGCGCTCCTACCAGTCTTATATCACAACACTTGCGTCTGTATCATCTCTTCAG ATCCTGGCCGAAGATGACCCAACTCCTCTTGATTGCGCCACGCATATTGTAAACAAGGATCTATCCGTGTTCCTCCAGCTCCGGGGAGCTCTGGACACTAAAGCTGAGCGTGAGAAGCTAAGGAGAAAGAGGGAGGAGATCCAGAG GCAACACGATGCGTTGTCACAGAAAATGAATGCTTCGGGATACCGCGAGAAGGCCCCGCAGAGCAAGCAAGACGAGGATGCGAGGAAACTCGCTGCTTTGTTGGGAGAGCTTGAGATCGTGGACGAGGCTGAGAGTAAGCTAGATGCTAACTGA
- the LOC101786835 gene encoding heavy metal-associated isoprenylated plant protein 39 isoform X2, which produces MAQKVVLRVPTMTDDKIKQKAIEAVADIYGIDSIAADLKENKMTIIGDMDAVAIAKKLKKIGKIDIVSVGPAKEEKKEEKKEEKKEEKKEEKKEEKKEEKKEEKKEEKK; this is translated from the exons ATGGCTCAG AAGGTGGTACTGAGGGTTCCAACCATGACTGATGACAAGATCAAGCAGAAGGCAATTGAAGCTGTTGCGGACATTTACG GTATTGACTCCATAGCAGCGGATCTGAAGGAGAACAAGATGACCATCATAGGAGACATGGATGCTGTGGCAATTGCCAAGAAGTTAAAGAAGATTGGGAAAATTGACATTGTATCTGTTGGACctgcaaaagaagaaaagaaggaagaaaagaaggaagaaaagaaggaagaaaagaaagaggagaaaaaagaggaaaagaaagaagagaagaaagaggagaagaaagaagagaagaaatga
- the LOC101786835 gene encoding heavy metal-associated isoprenylated plant protein 39 isoform X1 produces MAQQKVVLRVPTMTDDKIKQKAIEAVADIYGIDSIAADLKENKMTIIGDMDAVAIAKKLKKIGKIDIVSVGPAKEEKKEEKKEEKKEEKKEEKKEEKKEEKKEEKKEEKK; encoded by the exons ATGGCTCAG CAGAAGGTGGTACTGAGGGTTCCAACCATGACTGATGACAAGATCAAGCAGAAGGCAATTGAAGCTGTTGCGGACATTTACG GTATTGACTCCATAGCAGCGGATCTGAAGGAGAACAAGATGACCATCATAGGAGACATGGATGCTGTGGCAATTGCCAAGAAGTTAAAGAAGATTGGGAAAATTGACATTGTATCTGTTGGACctgcaaaagaagaaaagaaggaagaaaagaaggaagaaaagaaggaagaaaagaaagaggagaaaaaagaggaaaagaaagaagagaagaaagaggagaagaaagaagagaagaaatga